Proteins from one Corynebacterium epidermidicanis genomic window:
- a CDS encoding sensor histidine kinase, whose amino-acid sequence MKWFGRGRLQEGVSESEAVARIAQLTASRRAIADAYEVERQRIERDLHDGTQQYLVAALIKLGEIEATQDSSMPNGIRELLAGARADLSAGLASLRETVRGIHPQVLADRGLVAALNDVATSHGPHVTIYAPHPLPALSPSVLAAGYFFAVEALTNAAKHAPGAAVNVLLTADRNLRISVVDQGEGGAELRPGHGLSGMKERLEAFDGTLSLSSPRGGPTQIIGSIPLLLDRGQPSIPEES is encoded by the coding sequence GTGAAATGGTTTGGGCGAGGACGCCTGCAGGAAGGCGTGTCAGAAAGCGAAGCTGTCGCGCGCATCGCCCAGCTCACCGCGTCCCGACGCGCCATCGCCGACGCCTACGAAGTCGAACGCCAGCGCATCGAACGCGACCTCCACGACGGCACCCAGCAATACCTCGTGGCCGCGCTCATCAAGCTTGGCGAAATCGAAGCCACCCAAGATAGTTCCATGCCGAATGGAATTCGGGAGCTACTGGCCGGGGCACGCGCGGATCTCAGCGCCGGCTTGGCATCCCTCCGCGAAACCGTCCGTGGCATCCACCCCCAAGTACTCGCAGATCGGGGCCTGGTCGCAGCGCTTAACGACGTCGCCACGTCCCACGGCCCCCACGTCACGATCTACGCCCCACACCCATTACCAGCACTGTCTCCGTCAGTGCTGGCCGCAGGCTATTTCTTCGCAGTGGAAGCACTCACAAACGCGGCGAAACACGCCCCCGGAGCTGCGGTAAACGTGCTCCTCACCGCAGACCGCAACCTCCGCATCTCCGTCGTTGACCAGGGCGAAGGCGGCGCCGAGCTACGTCCCGGCCATGGGCTCAGCGGAATGAAAGAACGCCTCGAAGCCTTCGACGGCACGCTGAGCCTTTCCTCCCCGCGCGGCGGGCCCACCCAAATCATCGGAAGCATCCCCCTACTCCTTGACCGCGGCCAACCAAGCATCCCGGAGGAATCATGA
- a CDS encoding ABC transporter ATP-binding protein: MSNQFILRDVSKSYGATPVLTGINLSISQGETVAIMGPSGSGKSTLLHCMSGILQPSSGAILFGGRDIAQLDDAHRSKLRLTQFGFVFQDGQLLPELTAVENIALPMILTGSSKSRARRAALELLEKLGLAQLANRRPAKMSGGQAQRVAVARALVANPAVIFADEPTGALDQPTGHEMMQLLTSLVAASGTTLIMVTHDAKVASWLNRRVEIRDGIIHDDRMMGGELR, encoded by the coding sequence ATGTCTAATCAATTCATTTTGCGGGATGTCTCCAAGTCTTATGGGGCCACCCCTGTTCTCACGGGTATCAATTTGTCTATCAGCCAGGGTGAAACCGTCGCGATCATGGGTCCGTCCGGATCGGGCAAATCCACACTGTTGCATTGCATGTCGGGGATTCTGCAGCCGTCGTCCGGCGCGATCCTGTTCGGTGGCCGTGACATTGCACAGCTTGACGACGCCCATCGGTCCAAACTCCGATTGACCCAATTTGGGTTCGTGTTTCAGGACGGGCAGCTGTTGCCGGAACTGACTGCGGTGGAAAATATTGCGTTGCCGATGATTTTGACGGGGTCGTCGAAAAGCAGGGCGCGCCGGGCGGCCCTGGAGCTGTTGGAGAAGTTGGGTTTGGCGCAGTTGGCGAATCGTCGTCCGGCGAAGATGTCCGGTGGTCAGGCTCAACGTGTGGCGGTGGCCCGCGCGCTTGTCGCGAACCCTGCGGTGATCTTTGCTGACGAGCCGACGGGGGCGTTGGACCAGCCGACGGGGCATGAAATGATGCAGTTGTTGACCTCGTTGGTTGCTGCCAGCGGCACTACGTTGATCATGGTGACGCATGACGCGAAGGTGGCTAGCTGGTTGAATCGTCGCGTGGAGATCCGCGATGGCATCATTCACGATGACCGCATGATGGGTGGTGAGCTGCGATGA